A genome region from Glycine max cultivar Williams 82 chromosome 5, Glycine_max_v4.0, whole genome shotgun sequence includes the following:
- the HEN1B gene encoding small RNA 2'-O-methyltransferase isoform X2, whose amino-acid sequence METREHVVAPKKPTLTPKAIIHQNFGNRACYVVEEVKELPQTECPGLSIPQMGPCLYRCTLQLPELSVVSGTFKKKKDAEQSAAEIAIEKLGICTEAIDPTPQEAQESLVSRIAYIFSEKFVVCDHPLSGHIRATLLRKGDLCGSIPISVIAFYDAKLFSLCKCINPEVESNPFLVISYIMNATANLHQFLATSERHLWIRRLSPYPQDIIESLMKENGSQECIQVTAVHIPSSVEQSIEAVTLHISSREYYLDIIAYELGFEDASNVLISRNLGKASSETRLFFTASKSYLLDLSSKFPNGKETLYLKGSLNVRASYFAGQDITGDAILASIGYTRKSRDLFYEDVTVRLYYRMLLGKTPGGIYKLSREAMLASELPSRFTSRANWRGSLPRDILCMFCRQHRLSEPLFSFHPIKTTSGLSGSCLKVAESDENVIECVNGVSVTSPKHSDSELFKCEIKLLSRCGDLILSCSPKDCYKKQNDAIQNASLKVLSWLNMCFRSMILPFEQLYETADNFNIQIYFKNIIRDILAGQSTHNGQLNGIQCNNLVESIYMNSSCDMLGNIVHSLKIEGPYSGVCPSNGSLPCIRYSVSLAVEGENLKEVIEVCDEFEFEVGIGAVVSYVEDVVMQMSVGQCAYFSSNLLTTELIFASAGDSVKMLASLSSNCCMEYEISLIRVAEPPEERMEQALFSPPLSKQRVEFAVQQILESHATTLIDFGCGSGSLLEALLNYPTSLKKMAGVDISQKGLSRAAKVLNSKLVTNSDAGGQLTSIKSVILYEGSITNFGSQLHGFDIGTCLEVIEHMDEDQACLFGDVALSSFRPRILIVSTPNFEYNVVLQKSNPPTQEQEESDEKTLLQSCKFRNHDHKFEWTREQFTQWACDLAARHNYNVEFSGVGGSADVEPGYASQIAVFKRDWKLEDDVLKHADEHHYSIIWEWNSKKE is encoded by the exons ATGGAAACAAGAGAACATGTTGTTGCACCAAAAAAACCAACCCTTACACCTAAGGCTATAATACACCAAAATTTTGGCAATAGGGCTTGCTATGTGGTGGAGGAAGTGAAGGAGCTTCCTCAAACTGAATGTCCAGGATTGAGTATTCCACAAATGGGTCCTTGCCTTTATCGTTGCACATTGCAGCTTCCAGAACTTTCTGTTGTTTCAGGGACctttaagaaaaagaaggatgcAGAGCAATCTGCAGCAGAGATTGCTATAGAGAAG CTTGGCATTTGTACAGAGGCCATTGATCCCACTCCACAGGAAGCACAAGAAAGTTTAGTATCTCGAATTGCCTACATATTTTCTGAAAAG TTTGTTGTATGTGATCATCCACTCAGTGGTCACATTCGAGCAACTTTGTTGAGGAAAGGTGATCTTTGTGGTTCCATTCCTATTTCTGTCATTGCTTTCTATGATGCAAAGCTTTTCAGCTTGTGTAAATGTATTAATCCTGAGGTGGAGTCAAACCcatttttagttatttcatACATAATGAATGCCACTGCAAACTTACACCAGTTTCTTGCTACTTCTGAACGACATCTCTGGATTAGAAGGCTGAGTCCATATCCACAAGATATTATAGAGTCATTGATGAAAGAAAATGGTTCTCAAGAATGCATTCAGGTTACTGCCGTACACATTCCTAGTTCAGTGGAACAATCTATTGAAGCAGTGACTCTTCATATTTCTTCAAGAGAATATTACCTTGATATCATTGCATATGAACTTGGTTTTGAAGATGCCTCCAATGTTCTGATTTCAAG GAATTTGGGAAAAGCTTCTTCTGAGACAAGGCTGTTCTTTACTGCTTCAAAATCATATCTACTGGATCTATCTTCTAAATTTCCAAATGGAAAAGAAACCCTTTATTTAAAGGGATCTCTGAATGTAAGGGCAAGTTACTTCGCGGGGCAAGATATAACTGGTGATGCAATATTAGCATCCATTGGATATACACGGAAATCTAGAGATCTTTTCTATGAGGATGTTACGGTTCGGTTATATTACAG GATGCTTCTAGGGAAGACCCCAGGTGGGATTTATAAATTGTCTAGAGAGGCAATGCTCGCATCTGAGTTGCCATCAAGATTCACCTCAAGAGCAAACTGGAGGGGTTCTCTTCCCAGGGATATACTTTGTATGTTTTGCCGCCAGCACCGTCTGTCTGAACCTCTCTTTTCATTTCATCCTATCAAAACAACATCTGGATTATCAGGATCATGTTTGAAGGTTGCAGAATCTGATGAGAATGTGATTGAATGTGTCAATGGGGTCTCTGTAACAAGTCCAAAGCATTCAGATTCTGAGTTGTTTAaatgtgaaataaaattactttctaGGTGTGGAGATTTAATACTTTCGTGTTCCCCAAAGGATTGTTATAAGAAGCAGAATGATGCTATTCAGAATGCTTCATTGAAAGTTCTATCATGGCTGAACATGTGTTTTAGGAGTATGATTCTCCCTTTTGAGCAGCTTTATGAGACTGCAGACAACTTTAATATTCAGATctatttcaaaaacattatCAGAGATATTTTAGCAGGCCAATCAACTCACAATGGTCAGCTTAATGGAATTCAATGCAATAATTTAGTTGAATCAATCTATATGAATTCTTCATGTGACATGCTGGGAAATATAGTGCACTCGTTAAAGATTGAAGGTCCATATTCTGGTGTCTGTCCATCCAATGGATCTTTACCTTGTATAAGGTATTCAGTTTCTTTGGCTGTAGAGGGTGAGAATCTGAAAGAAGTTATTGAAGTTTGTGATGAGTTTGAGTTTGAAGTGGGAATTGGTGCTGTGGTTTCCTATGTTGAAGATGTTGTGATGCAGATGTCTGTTGGTCAGTGCGCTTATTTCTCTTCAAACTTACTTACTACTGAGTTGATTTTTGCTTCAGCTGGTGATTCAGTCAAAATGCTGGCCTCGTTATCTTCTA aCTGTTGTATGGAATATGAAATAAGTTTGATCAGGGTTGCTGAACCTCCTGAGGAAAGAATGGAGCAGGCTCTTTTTAGCCCTCCACTTTCAAAGCAACGAGTGGAATTTGCAGTGCAACAAATTCTAGAATCCCATGCTACTACGTTg ATTGATTTTGGATGTGGTTCTGGAAGCTTGTTGGAAGCATTGTTAAATTATCCAACGTCTTTAAAGAAAATGGCTGGTGTTGATATTTCACAGAAGGGTCTTAGCCGTGCTGCAAAG GTACTTAATTCAAAACTAGTCACAAATTCAGATGCTGGTGGGCAATTGACAAGCATCAAATCAGTAATTCTTTATGAAGGTTCGATTACAAATTTTGGCTCTCAATTGCATGGATTTGATATCGGCACTTGTTTAGAG GTGATTGAACATATGGATGAAGATCAAGCTTGTCTATTTGGGGATGTGGCATTAAGTTCTTTTCGTCCAAGGATTCTCATTGTTTCAACGCCAAATTTTGAATACAATGTAGTACTCCAGAAGTCGAATCCTCCAACCCAAGAACAAGAGGAATCAGACGAGAAAACCCTCTTACAGTCATGTAAATTTCGTAATCATGATCACAAATTTGAGTGGACAAGAGAGCAGTTCACCCAATGGGCATGCGACTTGGCTGCTCGGCACAATTACAATGTGGAGTTTAGTGGGGTTGGTGGTTCTGCTGATGTTGAACCCGGCTATGCTTCACAGATTGCCGTGTTTAAAAGGGATTGGAAACTTGAAGATGATGTACTGAAGCATGCTGATGAACACCATTATAGTATAATATGGGAATGGAAtagtaaaaaagaataa
- the HEN1B gene encoding small RNA 2'-O-methyltransferase isoform X1, with the protein METREHVVAPKKPTLTPKAIIHQNFGNRACYVVEEVKELPQTECPGLSIPQMGPCLYRCTLQLPELSVVSGTFKKKKDAEQSAAEIAIEKLGICTEAIDPTPQEAQESLVSRIAYIFSEKFVVCDHPLSGHIRATLLRKGDLCGSIPISVIAFYDAKLFSLCKCINPEVESNPFLVISYIMNATANLHQFLATSERHLWIRRLSPYPQDIIESLMKENGSQECIQVTAVHIPSSVEQSIEAVTLHISSREYYLDIIAYELGFEDASNVLISRNLGKASSETRLFFTASKSYLLDLSSKFPNGKETLYLKGSLNVRASYFAGQDITGDAILASIGYTRKSRDLFYEDVTVRLYYRMLLGKTPGGIYKLSREAMLASELPSRFTSRANWRGSLPRDILCMFCRQHRLSEPLFSFHPIKTTSGLSGSCLKVAESDENVIECVNGVSVTSPKHSDSELFKCEIKLLSRCGDLILSCSPKDCYKKQNDAIQNASLKVLSWLNMCFRSMILPFEQLYETADNFNIQIYFKNIIRDILAGQSTHNGQLNGIQCNNLVESIYMNSSCDMLGNIVHSLKIEGPYSGVCPSNGSLPCIRYSVSLAVEGENLKEVIEVCDEFEFEVGIGAVVSYVEDVVMQMSVGQCAYFSSNLLTTELIFASAGDSVKMLASLSSKDCCMEYEISLIRVAEPPEERMEQALFSPPLSKQRVEFAVQQILESHATTLIDFGCGSGSLLEALLNYPTSLKKMAGVDISQKGLSRAAKVLNSKLVTNSDAGGQLTSIKSVILYEGSITNFGSQLHGFDIGTCLEVIEHMDEDQACLFGDVALSSFRPRILIVSTPNFEYNVVLQKSNPPTQEQEESDEKTLLQSCKFRNHDHKFEWTREQFTQWACDLAARHNYNVEFSGVGGSADVEPGYASQIAVFKRDWKLEDDVLKHADEHHYSIIWEWNSKKE; encoded by the exons ATGGAAACAAGAGAACATGTTGTTGCACCAAAAAAACCAACCCTTACACCTAAGGCTATAATACACCAAAATTTTGGCAATAGGGCTTGCTATGTGGTGGAGGAAGTGAAGGAGCTTCCTCAAACTGAATGTCCAGGATTGAGTATTCCACAAATGGGTCCTTGCCTTTATCGTTGCACATTGCAGCTTCCAGAACTTTCTGTTGTTTCAGGGACctttaagaaaaagaaggatgcAGAGCAATCTGCAGCAGAGATTGCTATAGAGAAG CTTGGCATTTGTACAGAGGCCATTGATCCCACTCCACAGGAAGCACAAGAAAGTTTAGTATCTCGAATTGCCTACATATTTTCTGAAAAG TTTGTTGTATGTGATCATCCACTCAGTGGTCACATTCGAGCAACTTTGTTGAGGAAAGGTGATCTTTGTGGTTCCATTCCTATTTCTGTCATTGCTTTCTATGATGCAAAGCTTTTCAGCTTGTGTAAATGTATTAATCCTGAGGTGGAGTCAAACCcatttttagttatttcatACATAATGAATGCCACTGCAAACTTACACCAGTTTCTTGCTACTTCTGAACGACATCTCTGGATTAGAAGGCTGAGTCCATATCCACAAGATATTATAGAGTCATTGATGAAAGAAAATGGTTCTCAAGAATGCATTCAGGTTACTGCCGTACACATTCCTAGTTCAGTGGAACAATCTATTGAAGCAGTGACTCTTCATATTTCTTCAAGAGAATATTACCTTGATATCATTGCATATGAACTTGGTTTTGAAGATGCCTCCAATGTTCTGATTTCAAG GAATTTGGGAAAAGCTTCTTCTGAGACAAGGCTGTTCTTTACTGCTTCAAAATCATATCTACTGGATCTATCTTCTAAATTTCCAAATGGAAAAGAAACCCTTTATTTAAAGGGATCTCTGAATGTAAGGGCAAGTTACTTCGCGGGGCAAGATATAACTGGTGATGCAATATTAGCATCCATTGGATATACACGGAAATCTAGAGATCTTTTCTATGAGGATGTTACGGTTCGGTTATATTACAG GATGCTTCTAGGGAAGACCCCAGGTGGGATTTATAAATTGTCTAGAGAGGCAATGCTCGCATCTGAGTTGCCATCAAGATTCACCTCAAGAGCAAACTGGAGGGGTTCTCTTCCCAGGGATATACTTTGTATGTTTTGCCGCCAGCACCGTCTGTCTGAACCTCTCTTTTCATTTCATCCTATCAAAACAACATCTGGATTATCAGGATCATGTTTGAAGGTTGCAGAATCTGATGAGAATGTGATTGAATGTGTCAATGGGGTCTCTGTAACAAGTCCAAAGCATTCAGATTCTGAGTTGTTTAaatgtgaaataaaattactttctaGGTGTGGAGATTTAATACTTTCGTGTTCCCCAAAGGATTGTTATAAGAAGCAGAATGATGCTATTCAGAATGCTTCATTGAAAGTTCTATCATGGCTGAACATGTGTTTTAGGAGTATGATTCTCCCTTTTGAGCAGCTTTATGAGACTGCAGACAACTTTAATATTCAGATctatttcaaaaacattatCAGAGATATTTTAGCAGGCCAATCAACTCACAATGGTCAGCTTAATGGAATTCAATGCAATAATTTAGTTGAATCAATCTATATGAATTCTTCATGTGACATGCTGGGAAATATAGTGCACTCGTTAAAGATTGAAGGTCCATATTCTGGTGTCTGTCCATCCAATGGATCTTTACCTTGTATAAGGTATTCAGTTTCTTTGGCTGTAGAGGGTGAGAATCTGAAAGAAGTTATTGAAGTTTGTGATGAGTTTGAGTTTGAAGTGGGAATTGGTGCTGTGGTTTCCTATGTTGAAGATGTTGTGATGCAGATGTCTGTTGGTCAGTGCGCTTATTTCTCTTCAAACTTACTTACTACTGAGTTGATTTTTGCTTCAGCTGGTGATTCAGTCAAAATGCTGGCCTCGTTATCTTCTA aagaCTGTTGTATGGAATATGAAATAAGTTTGATCAGGGTTGCTGAACCTCCTGAGGAAAGAATGGAGCAGGCTCTTTTTAGCCCTCCACTTTCAAAGCAACGAGTGGAATTTGCAGTGCAACAAATTCTAGAATCCCATGCTACTACGTTg ATTGATTTTGGATGTGGTTCTGGAAGCTTGTTGGAAGCATTGTTAAATTATCCAACGTCTTTAAAGAAAATGGCTGGTGTTGATATTTCACAGAAGGGTCTTAGCCGTGCTGCAAAG GTACTTAATTCAAAACTAGTCACAAATTCAGATGCTGGTGGGCAATTGACAAGCATCAAATCAGTAATTCTTTATGAAGGTTCGATTACAAATTTTGGCTCTCAATTGCATGGATTTGATATCGGCACTTGTTTAGAG GTGATTGAACATATGGATGAAGATCAAGCTTGTCTATTTGGGGATGTGGCATTAAGTTCTTTTCGTCCAAGGATTCTCATTGTTTCAACGCCAAATTTTGAATACAATGTAGTACTCCAGAAGTCGAATCCTCCAACCCAAGAACAAGAGGAATCAGACGAGAAAACCCTCTTACAGTCATGTAAATTTCGTAATCATGATCACAAATTTGAGTGGACAAGAGAGCAGTTCACCCAATGGGCATGCGACTTGGCTGCTCGGCACAATTACAATGTGGAGTTTAGTGGGGTTGGTGGTTCTGCTGATGTTGAACCCGGCTATGCTTCACAGATTGCCGTGTTTAAAAGGGATTGGAAACTTGAAGATGATGTACTGAAGCATGCTGATGAACACCATTATAGTATAATATGGGAATGGAAtagtaaaaaagaataa